The following is a genomic window from Mus pahari chromosome 1, PAHARI_EIJ_v1.1, whole genome shotgun sequence.
taataaataaataaataaataaataaatcttttaggaGGAACTTCATAATAGTAAAGATCCcaatttttggttgttgtttttttttttttaaattttatttttatttttaattttttttttaagacagggtttctttgtgtaatagccctggctgtcctggaactttgtagaccaggctagactcaaactcaaaaatgGTTCACTGCCTCTTCATCtagataaaaggtgtgtgctactacatCTGGCCCAAGCTCTCAGTCTTAAACTAAAATTTCTTCACTTTTGAAGATTAGCCTATTTTGTTCAAAACATATAGATAAAAATTAACTACCAGCCTCAGTAGAAACTGTCCATCTAAGTGTAACCAACCCACATTCAGTCAGCACCTCTTGTGCCTCCCTTGATAGACCTGGAGTTGGGGCGTGGTGCTCTGAGGAAAACAACATACCGTAGGGGACTCTGGTGTCCAGTTGGCTGGGCAGACTTCTCCATGGGTCTCCACAAACTGGAACGCCTTTACCAAACGGAGTGTTTCTTCCACACTGCGGCCCACCGGAAGGTCATTGACACTCAGGTGCTTGACGACACCGTTAGGGTCAATAATGAAGAGACCTCTGCACAGAATTTACCCTCATTAACAGGACTAGCGCCAAcaactcatttctttccttttatgtcTTTATTCTCCTATTAGTAAATTCATCAAGTTGTCAAAGGCTTTATAATGGGGAGTTTTAGGGACTGAAGAGACTACCTAGCAACTAATAGTTTGTACTGTGTCtacccagaggacctgagttcagttcataGAACCCATTGGAAGGGAACccacacaactgcctgtaactcctgctccaggggatctgacatccttttaTAGCCTCCAAGGGCAAGTACTCGAATGTACATACTTttacagagtcacacacacataattaaaaataaatcttagaaaaagaaaacccaacctGAAATTAACATTATAAAAAAGTTTATCACCTTTTAGTAATGACAGATGCTCTGATAATACAAGGCCACCATGGAAAGCATACATTATGGGAACATTGCAAAGCTGTATCCCTAATGTGATACATGATACCTAAAAAGAATGAACTAGAGACAATAAAGACTTTTACACAGTGATCTAGTGTACATTCTTTGGACTTCTATATCAGACTCTGGTAATGTGATCACACATATGTAAAAGGGAGAGATTGAAGCTGCatctaataaatatttagaacttcctaagattttatttatgtgtgtttgttgtgtatacatgtatgcaaatacCCATAGAGTACAGAAGAAGGTgctagatcctctggagctggagttacaggtggctgtaaaGTCAAACTCTAATCCTCTGTAACCCCAGTGAGCACTCACAACCCCTGAAATCATCTTTATAGCACCTCACAATCCcttttggtttttcctttgagacagggtctttttacACAGTTCTACCACTACTACACAGGCCAAGTTGGCCTAGAACACAGAGATCTACCTCTGCCATCCAGTGTATACggttctagagattgaacccaaggcttcttACACGCTAGGTAAAAGCTGTGAACATACTCTGCCCTCTTTCCCAACTGTTAAAGCAGCTGttgaaatgaaaactaaattctcaaatataaaaataaagaagaggaagaggaggaggaggaagaccagagaggagggagagaagatggagagagaacaaGACGACTCAAGGTAAGAATCACGAAAACatgccatgagggctggccaactggagttaagagctgtCAGATGGAACATGGAAGATACAACTAAGGGTTATTGATGGGGAAGTAATTTCTAATGGCTTAGAGGGTAGACATCTGCCCAGGTCTAGTGCTATAAagggtttattataaatataaaggttgtcatttatctgggaactgaatgatcaagaCAGTGTAGAAATCCTGAATTGAGAGTAAATAATTACTACAAGTTCCtggaccagctgagacatccagcatCATGGACTGATCAACTACAGTATTCTTAGACAGCCATTGTTAAGACTAGTTGGactacagcctgtaagccattctaataaatctatgtatataaataacacacacacacacacacacacacacacacagagtctcaaaaatcaaaactaccAACAAAGATCCAAACCTGTACTTCTTCCTGAGTTTTACCAAAACTGACAAATGCTTTACTAGAGTCtttataaatctttaagaaacaaGATGACACTAAAATATGCAAAACCAACCCGTCTCTAAGAACAGCTCTTACCTGAGTGCGATGCCAGCGCTTTCCAACAGCACTCCGTAGTCTCGGGATATCTGCTTAGTTATATCCGACAACAGTGTGATATTCATGTGGCCCAAACCACCATTCtaataaaaaggcaaaaaggaCCATTTTTCTCGGGTGGTCCAACAGGGTCTGAACCATGTACCAGTGTTTAAAACCAACAATGATGGTGGCAAGTAACAGTAAATGCACACAAGGAAATTATGTTTACCTTAATTCcctcttactttattttttttttccttcttactttATTATACGTGtttgagtgttttacctgcatgtaagTGCACCATAAACATGCAGTGTTTGAGAAGACCAGGAGAGGGTATgcggtcccctgaaactggagttaaagacagttgtaagctgctatgtAGATGTTGGTAATTAAGCCTGGGTCCTCTTAAAAAAtagcagtgttcttaactgatgagtcatctttccagtatCTATTATCTTGTATTAGttgttgtgtgcatgtttgtgtttgtgtgtatgtatgcgtgtgtgtttatgcactCTCGAGCGAGGCACTGCACATgtatggaggtgagaggacaactctgtggagttctttccttccattctaTGTGGGCTCCAATgacagaactcaggttgtcaggtttgccCAGCAAGTACTTTTCTTGTCGACTAACTTCAATGGCCCATCTCcaccattttaaagatgaggaaactaaAGCTCAAAAggctagccgggcagtggtggcacatgctgagattaactcagcacttgggaggcagaggcacaggcaggtggatttctgagttcaaggccagcctggtctacagagtgagttccaggacagccagggctatacagagaaaccctgctcaaagataaataaataaaacatcaaaacatcACACTGTATCCCATAAATATACAATGTTTTTATTGTGTGGTCAGTATTATTTGTGAAGTAGAAGTGaaaccaaagaataaaataaaaccaaggaaaGGTGACTGTCACCCAACCTACCTTTCTTGGTGTGTTGATCCAGGCAAGATGACTGAAGTGGGAATCCACTGAAACTGCAACTACTTCACAGTTTACATCATGAAATTCGTTGGCTTTGTCACTAAAAGCAACAATTTCTGTAGGACACACAaatgtgctgggggtggggggaagaaagtTTCATTaaatcatataaaaacaaaaacttacaaCAGTTAGTAGTCTAAAATTAAATTGATTTGCTTGGGGGTGAAAAACATGAAATGGGCTGGgtgtgctgggtgtggtagcatacacctttaatcccagaactctgaaggtagaggcaggaggatctctgtgagttcagaccAGCACGGCCTACATATGgagaccatgaccaaaaaaaaaaaaaaaaaagggaaaaagcaagCTTCaatctgggcgtggtggtgtcttttttaatccaagcactggggaggcagagagtcAAACCggatctctgtcagttcaaggccagcctggtctatagtgagttccaaaacacagagaaaatcttgcctcaagtaaacaaacaaatgaatgaatgaatggggtTGTGAGGCATGTTTAAAGAGTTAAAAGAAAACCTgtacttttaaataaagtaactttatgaaaaactcattttattttgttttatgtatgagttacactgttgctgtcttcaaatacaccagaagagggcatcagatcctgatacagatggttgtgagccaccagggaaattgaacacaggacctccgAAAGAGCAGCTAGTAATCTTAACTTCTGAACCACTGCCTCTCTccagccaaataaataaataaataaataaataaataaataaataaatttattatattactTCCACCCAGACTGTTGTAAAGTTTAGAATGGCTTAGGGAACCATTTATCAAAAGTATGTGAGacagaactgtattaaaggctgaTAGTATAATCCAGtaagagtgtttgcctagtatgcacaaggcccagggtttgatccccaggaccacTAGAAAAACTGACAGAACCATACTATAACTCCTCCTAAAAGGAAGGATGGgctgggcagtgctggcacatgcctttaatcccagcacttgggaggcagaggcaggaggatttctgagttcagggccagcctggtctacagagtgagtttcaggacagccagggctatacagagaaaccctgtctcaaaaacaaacaaacaaatgaaaaaaagggggggggaacgTTTCCTCCCACTATGGTTATATGAGGTACAGATGGCCAAGGACAGTGGACAAAAAAGAATCTTCCTCTCCACTAAAAGAGGAATTTCAGCGTGGGTTAGAGATTAATACCAGCTCTTAGAGGGACATGAAAATATTATAGAATCAAACTTACAAATCCAAAGGATAGAAGAAAAGCACCAAGTATTTTCCCTTAAAGTCGTCGAGACTCAGCTCTTTGAACTCTCCATTGACAACAGCAGTACCTTTAAAATGGGGCGCATGCTGGGTGACAGCAGGGGTATGGAAAGAGGAACCTAAAAAAAGACCACACACCTGAATGTAGCTTGTCATCCACCACATCAAGTACTGCATGATTTTATTTAAACTCCTTTTGTTGGAAGATATCAAGTAAACTTACTATTTACCATAACTGGTGACATAAGTTATTAATTTAACTCAATAAGATGGTTCACGTCAGTTGTACATCTTAGGTAAAGTAATTTTCCCCTAAAGCACAGTTCCAAAGTATACACAAACTCAACTCAGTGCtagggaggagtgtgtgtgtgcacatgtgcacttgtgAGCACGAACATGAAGGATGAAGGACACACAGATCCTCAGAAGACAtctaccatttttttaaaaccctttctctcttttaagaGTCTCTTAggcggctggtgagatggctcagtgggtaagaacacctgactgctcttccaaaggtacagagttcaaatcccagcaaccacatggtggctcacaaccatccttaacaagatctgactctctcttctggagtgtctgaagacagctacagtgtaaaaaaataaaagagtcttttatagccgggcagtggtggcgcacgccttttatcccagcacttgggaggcagaggcaggcggatttctgagttcgaggccagcctggtctacagagtgagttccaggacagccagggctatacagagaaatcctcacttgaaaaacctaaaaaacaaaacaagagttttTTATAAACTCAGCTCACCAAGTAGGGTAGGGTAGCTGGCACTGAGCTCCAAGGACTTAGTGGTTTCCTCTTTCTCAAGTGCTGGACCCGTTGAATACTACTATGCCAGGCTTGCTGTGAGTTCTGAAGGTCGGTTCAACTTTGATCCTTATGCTAGCTTACTGACTGACTTAGCTATCACTCCAACACTaaagaaaagctttttttaaagaacaaaaattagaagaaatgaaatgccCTTGGAACtacaaaaggaagaggaggaaggcaatAGCGAGCAGAAGGCAGCTAGACATGGAGTTAGCTCAGACTAAGGTGTGAGTATCACAGGACACTGCCCAAAGGCACTGTTTGACTTGACCAAGAGGGGCCAATACACAGGGAAAAGgaacaaactcaaaacaaactCAGAGCAGGTCATAAAAGGACCCTTAGCAACAAGCAGCCAGAGTAGCTCTTCACTGTAGAGAGAACAGAGTCTGAGATGCTCTAATGCAGGAAAACAGATGTTTCCAGGAAGATTAGGCCATCAAAATGATAAGACTGATGGAAGCAATGTCTGTAGTTAAGTTATCTTGGTGAGAGGCACTGAGGCATGGCAGAAAGAAACCAAGAGCAGATACAGGACATGTTTCAAACCTGGGGCGGGGTAAAGGTAGAGCTCAGTGGTGTTTCGTATACTCATTTTATCTAGTAACTTAGGTATCTTAGAGAAATAGCGTTTGTTAAgtatattatacaaatattttctttttcctagatTATAGCTTTTTCTACTCTTTGGGGGGTGGGAAGAggtcttgtttatttgttgtttccaTACCCTGATTAGcctgcaacttttttttttttttcctttttggttctgCAAGACAAGGTTTtctgatctgtagaccaggctggcctctaactcacagagatctgcttgcctctgcctcctgaatgctggtattaaaggcatgtggctcAACCACTGGCTTCCATTTTCTTAAACATAGGTTTTAAAATTTTGACACTGCCAAGGACTCACTGTTCCTAACAGTTCCTTTTAGATCTCTACATCATTCtcatatgcattttttaaatctCCAAGGACAAGCCTCACGTATAGCCAGGGTCCAGAGTGACTAATAAAGGTTCCCTTTACTTGGGTGTGACTAGAGCACAGTAACACTTACTGGTGCTAAAGGCTGACTTTCCTTGGGCAGAGACAGACCACAGTAGGTCTGTCAAACGGGTTCTTCTAGAAGCAACAGGCCTAAGAACCGTTGAGCCAGAAATACTCCAGGAAATAGCACTTGCATGACGAGCAACctggaaagaaaaatgctttcaatTAGGAAGGCTTTCTGAATGGGTGACTGAATTCTGCCTTGCTGCTGTGGTCCTTTGTTAACGACCCATTTCCCAATGAAACAGATACCATATCAAATTAAGAGCATGGGTTGAGCCTACAAGAAAATCATAAGAATATAGCCTCAAGAATAAAAATCTCGAAAAAATTTCAGGAAGGCTAAGCCAGGCTGAGTAGTTGTACCCTCCCCCACCTGGAGCTATCTGCTATATCATGTAGCCACATCAAGGTTTTTCTCAGAAAAAGGCCCTTCCAGGCTCTCAGTCAAGGAATAGGGTGAAGTTCATGCACTGGGAGTGTTTGGCCCGAGCTCAAGGTTAGTAGTGTTTGCTCAACTTTGATGTCCAACATGGGACAGGGAATTGGGGGCTGAGCCCCGCgatgagaaaggagaggaggatggCTGGCAAGAGGACAGTAGGCTGCTAGTAGAGAACAGCAGATACCAAGGCAGAGTCCAGCCTGAGTGTGGGAGTAGAAAGAGGCTCCTGTTACTGTTTTTACTCCCGTTACTTTGTTTATACTCAGATTTAAGTGTGAGCCCACAGCCATGTCGAGATGTAGGAAAAACTGAGGATCAGAAATGTGAAGTCAAGCCAgacagcactccagaggcagaggcagtcggatctctgtgaattcctgactagcctggtctacagagcgagtttcaggatagccaggggatacactgagaaacccccgtctcgaaaaaccacacacacacacacacacacacacacacacacacacacacgcgtcaCTTGGCCAAGGTCATATTTGGTGACAGGCCCTAGAACACAGTAGTCAACATACTGGCCTCAAAAGCCAGGCCTAGGTGCTTTAGTGAAGAAACAGCAAGGGGACCCTCGAGCACAAGAACTTGGAGAGCACACCACCCACAGGGATAGTGGAAAGGCTGTCCTGCGCAGGCGCTAGGGCCTTTCTGGCCGCAGGAGGCCTAGAGGTCCCGGAGCTGAGAACTCCCTCCCATAGGGGCTAGTGGCCAGCAGACCTAAGAGTGCGCGATTCGGTCCTGGAAACAAGTGCCGGCCAGAGTCGCTGTTGTGTCATGCGCCTGCCCAGCTGCCAGCCACTCACCGAGGACCAGAGCAACCTTCCCGCAGCTGCCGCCATCTTCAGAGCACGCAAGAGGCACGATAGGCGGAGATACCGAGAAGTAGCCGGAGCACGCCGGGTGTGCTTCTGCCCGGGGTGTGGCTTCTGCTCCCGGCTTCCCTATGAGGGCGGGGCCTCAATCAGCGAGGCGGGCTTACGGGGAGGGGTCGAGGCAGGAGGGGTGTGGTTTATGCAAAGAGGCTGGACCTGGGTGAGTGGTTGTGACTTAGGTGAGAAGCTGTAGAGCCACTCCTTCCAGCTCAGGGGGAAATTTCCCTTTGACCTCCTGAAAACCTGAGTGCTTGGTTTCCTATTTATGGTACCGACATAAAAAGATCAAATTCAATTTAGGAAGTAGACACTTATTGAcatttcttgttgattttgtttcgCTAACTTAGTGTAGTAGAAACTTTCTGTCTGTGAAAGAATCCAGTTCCCTTTTTATTTCAGGTGGGATCTTCTGCCTTCTGCATTCAATGGAACAAATTTAGTTGTCTGAGTTCTTTAATAAGCTAAGCGACGACGTTGAGACATCAGAGTTTAGTGTGCTTGTAAACCTTTGATATTGTGTGTGGGTGTTCATTTGGCCTCTACTCAAAATTGGGATAATTGGGACACATTTTAAATCAATGTATTTGTTAACGCAGATACCAAGTAATGATTGGAGGGCATGGTTTTGAAGTACCACATCAAACAGAATAAAATTCACATGATAACCACACTAAATGCCATGTCTAAGCTGGTATTTTCCAAGCACTGTTCTGTTACTAATATAGTTTCTTAAATCTGCATATtatctaaataatattttctttatgctaGCTCATTTTAAAgtgcaaataattttattttatttatttatttatttatttatttatttttggttttttgagacagggtttctctgtatagccctggctgtcctggaactcacttcgtagaccaggctggcctcaaactcagaaatctgcctgcctatgcctcccgagtgctgggattaaaggcgtgtgccaccacgccccgcaaAGTGCAAATAATCTTAtgggaaaagaaatgttaaataggAAATAGTTAAACTTCTACTTATAACAGTATAAATAGAAgggaattaaaattaaacacgCTAGTGCAAAATACTGCAAAGTTCCAGCTAGATACAGTTATTTGCTGAAAGTCCAAGTTTtgttgaaaagagagagaggtggtcaGAGGCATTCTCTTCTAACCTCATttgtaggtcagaggactgaaagaaaactaaaatcattTTGAATTTCTCATACTGAAATTtgatgttattatttatttattttgctcccTACTATATCagaaatattcataaaagaaaaactaactgTCCATGCACCATTAGCTGCTACCCAGTGTACCTGTCTTGTGGGGGAAAAAAGGCCTTATACCTAAAGAGACATCTCAACCAGTTCCTCACAGCATTTGCCTTGCACTTAACTGGTACCcagtgtatgtgtttggtgttcAAGTCTGTGATGGAATATAATTCAGacataaaaaagaatgaaggctGAGCTTGATGCCttatacttgtaatctcagcacttgagaggctgagacaggaggatagctaagagttcaaggccaggctttgCTACAGATTAAGATCCACtttcacataaaaacaaaacaaaactctgaagtGTGATAGCACAGCAAAGATGAAGACTCTGAGACCAATGAAtcattgcaaagctagctatgcaaactcaccatcactgtctgttgagtcccatttatactctccaaacatcacatgtcttccCACAGGTATTGCCTTAGCAAAACAAATACCATGTGAATCTGTATCACCTGACCCAACCAGAAACTTCTACTTCAGGtatctgtctcttttccttttatggataggcctttctttctggttttccccTACACTTTGAAGGGCTCCTGTTTCCTGATATACACAGTGTAGTGGGGTCTCCATCAAAGGGAGGTAGTTTGGTTCACACCTACACTTATATGCAGTGTGAAAGTCAGTCCAAAGCAAAGAGCAGGGTGAAGTGCCCCACATTCTCAGgccccctccttcttcctgctGCCCTTGCTAAAGTGTATGCATCCATCAGTTCCATCTCATCACAGGGCTATTTAGGCTTAAGTGTAGTACCACTTGCACCTACTGTCTAATTCATCACCTGTTGTATCTTGCAGTTTGGAGTGTGttcctggttctctctctctctctctctctctctctctctctctctctctctctctNNNNNNNNNNNNNNNNNNNNNNNNNNNNNNNNNNNNNNNNNNNNNNNNNNNNNNNNNNNNNNNNNNNNNNNNNNNNNNNNNNgctgggattaaaggcgtgtgccaccacgcctggcctcctGGTACTCTCTTAACACCAGCCCCTCTTAGCTTCTGAAATACTTTTCCTTTCCTACTCAATTTCTACATATAGCCTTCTGGTGTTGGATAAAACCTGCATCTAacaatcactgtgtgtgtgtttgagtgtgtgtatgcacgtgcatgtggCAATCAGAGGCAaacattggatattttcttcaattgctctttactttctgtgtgtatgtacttgtgtgtgtgtgtgtgtgtgtgtgtgtgcgcgcacacacacacttgcccttgtgtgcacatatgaaggCCAGGGGAATGTCAGAGCTTGTGACTGCAGCTAGTCTACTTGGTCAGGATGTGCCAGTCTCCCTCCCCCACAACCTAGGGCTggtgttacagatgtgtgctactatTATTATACCAGGCTTTTTATGATGGATGctaaggatctgaactcaagttctcatgctggcacagcaaacactttacccactccactttttttttttttaagacagagtttctctgactGATTAGATGCTCTGGCCCCAGGgtcctgctgtctctgcctgcctccccagaGTTGGGATTACAGGGACACTGctgtttatgtgggtgttggggatcccaactcaggtcttcatgcttgcctgACAAGCTCTTTATAACCTTAACCATTTTCTTAACCTATACCACTGTGACGTTAATCATGTAGTAAACAGGTATTGAGCATGCCATACAGGCTCTGCTTATGAGGAAGTCTGTATGTATTTAGACTATGCTGACAAATCATTGAAAGAACTAGAAc
Proteins encoded in this region:
- the Prdx3 gene encoding thioredoxin-dependent peroxide reductase, mitochondrial, which codes for MAAAAGRLLWSSVARHASAISWSISGSTVLRPVASRRTRLTDLLWSVSAQGKSAFSTSSSFHTPAVTQHAPHFKGTAVVNGEFKELSLDDFKGKYLVLFFYPLDFTFVCPTEIVAFSDKANEFHDVNCEVVAVSVDSHFSHLAWINTPRKNGGLGHMNITLLSDITKQISRDYGVLLESAGIALRGLFIIDPNGVVKHLSVNDLPVGRSVEETLRLVKAFQFVETHGEVCPANWTPESPTIKPSPTASKEYFEKVHQ